In one window of Frigoriglobus tundricola DNA:
- a CDS encoding DUF1501 domain-containing protein: MGPFHCLVLHRTAFMPHSHPTRRDFIRATAATAAGLAASQTASAGSRPPLALGTAKSCIFINMVGGPAHLDTFDPKPDAPSDVRGPFRPIRTATPGVHLSELFPKLAKLTDRFSLIRSMHHTAPPVHECGFQLLNTGRLFRDGPEWPSMGCVVSFLNGDTKATAFPPRHFVSPVPEVNTGIQASHGFGPGFLGERVPFFYGGVGCADEWMYRWMEERNEVNPQYGPTAFGQNCAGCPEGITALAGRFITINQFSTVFDSPSWDCHAAGGSLRTDLSDIRNIVAPGFDTAFSALLTDLEARGQLESTLVVATGEFGRTPKLNSNGGRDHWAGCWTALVAGGGVKGGRVIGRSDRTGSEPADRPVTPQELVASIFHALGVAPDATIPGPDGAPVAVYPGAPVAELF, encoded by the coding sequence ATGGGGCCGTTTCACTGCCTCGTCCTCCACCGGACCGCGTTCATGCCGCACAGTCACCCCACCCGCCGCGACTTCATCCGCGCCACGGCCGCCACCGCGGCCGGCCTCGCCGCTTCACAAACCGCATCCGCGGGATCGCGTCCCCCACTCGCCCTGGGCACCGCGAAGAGTTGCATCTTCATCAACATGGTCGGCGGCCCGGCGCACCTCGATACATTTGATCCGAAGCCCGACGCGCCCTCCGATGTGCGCGGCCCGTTCCGGCCGATCCGCACCGCGACGCCCGGCGTTCACCTCAGCGAACTGTTCCCGAAGCTCGCGAAGTTGACGGACAGGTTCAGCCTGATCCGCTCGATGCACCACACCGCCCCGCCGGTCCACGAGTGCGGGTTCCAACTCCTGAACACCGGGCGCCTCTTCCGCGACGGCCCCGAATGGCCGAGTATGGGGTGCGTGGTGTCGTTCCTTAACGGCGACACAAAAGCAACGGCGTTTCCGCCACGACATTTCGTCTCCCCGGTGCCAGAGGTTAATACCGGAATTCAGGCCAGCCACGGCTTTGGTCCGGGATTCCTCGGTGAGCGAGTCCCCTTCTTTTATGGCGGTGTCGGCTGCGCGGATGAGTGGATGTACCGTTGGATGGAGGAGCGCAACGAGGTCAACCCTCAATACGGGCCAACCGCGTTCGGCCAGAACTGCGCGGGATGTCCCGAAGGTATCACTGCGCTTGCTGGGCGGTTCATCACGATCAACCAATTCTCGACCGTCTTCGATTCCCCGTCCTGGGACTGTCACGCGGCCGGCGGCTCGCTCCGCACCGACCTGAGTGACATCCGCAACATCGTGGCACCGGGCTTCGACACCGCGTTCTCCGCCCTCCTCACCGACCTCGAAGCGCGCGGCCAGCTCGAATCGACGCTGGTGGTCGCGACGGGCGAGTTCGGCCGCACGCCGAAACTCAACTCCAACGGCGGCCGCGATCACTGGGCCGGGTGCTGGACGGCCCTCGTCGCGGGCGGCGGCGTGAAGGGGGGCCGCGTCATCGGCCGCTCCGATCGCACCGGCAGCGAACCCGCCGACCGGCCCGTGACCCCGCAGGAACTCGTCGCGAGCATCT